A part of Pararoseomonas sp. SCSIO 73927 genomic DNA contains:
- a CDS encoding peroxidase-related enzyme (This protein belongs to a clade of uncharacterized proteins related to peroxidases such as the alkylhydroperoxidase AhpD.), with translation MPNDAARPFRYPVPELAELPDDIREKILAVQEKAGFVPNVFLLLARRPAEFRAFVAYHDALMEKREGLTIAEREMIVVAVSAAHSCQYCVVAHGAILRVRAKDPLIADLVATNYRKAGLPPRHRAMLDYALKVGTQSHLVGDADHAALAEAGFTEDEAWDIGAIAAFFSMSNRLANATDLRPNREFHALGR, from the coding sequence ATGCCGAACGATGCCGCCCGCCCCTTCCGCTACCCCGTGCCCGAGCTGGCGGAGCTGCCGGACGACATCCGGGAGAAGATCCTGGCGGTGCAGGAGAAGGCGGGCTTCGTGCCCAACGTCTTCCTGCTGCTCGCACGCCGCCCGGCAGAGTTCCGCGCCTTCGTCGCCTACCACGACGCGCTGATGGAGAAGCGCGAGGGGCTGACGATCGCCGAGCGCGAGATGATCGTCGTCGCCGTCTCCGCCGCCCATTCCTGCCAGTACTGCGTGGTGGCGCACGGGGCGATCCTGCGCGTGCGGGCGAAGGACCCGCTGATCGCGGACCTCGTCGCCACCAACTACCGCAAGGCCGGGCTCCCGCCGCGCCATCGCGCAATGCTGGACTACGCGCTGAAGGTCGGCACGCAGTCCCACCTGGTGGGCGACGCCGACCACGCCGCGCTGGCGGAGGCCGGCTTCACCGAGGACGAGGCCTGGGACATTGGGGCCATTGCCGCCTTTTTCTCCATGTCCAACCGCCTGGCCAACGCCACGGACCTGCGGCCGAACCGGGAGTTCCACGCGCTCGGGCGGTAG
- a CDS encoding siderophore-interacting protein, whose product MSATAGKLGHRVRHELRRRLLTVRRVERITPRMIRVTLGGEDLAGFASPGFDDHVKLFFPAPGEAEPSMPDFGPNGPVLPEGRPRPIARDYTPRRHDQAAGELSIDFALHESGPATEWAAAAAPGDRLGVGGPKGSFILPDDLDWYLLAGDETAIPAISRRIEELPATARVIALIEVADGAERQPLPERAGLDVTWLSREGAPAGDPGRLTAALEAVTLPPGSGYAWVAAEIGVARGLRRVLTERHGLPKERLKAAGYWRLGAAGAHETVED is encoded by the coding sequence ATGAGCGCAACCGCAGGAAAGCTGGGCCACCGCGTCCGCCACGAGTTGCGGCGGCGCCTGCTGACGGTGCGGCGGGTGGAGCGCATCACCCCGCGCATGATCCGCGTGACGCTCGGCGGCGAGGACCTCGCGGGCTTCGCCAGCCCCGGCTTCGACGACCACGTGAAGCTGTTCTTCCCCGCCCCGGGCGAGGCGGAGCCCTCCATGCCGGATTTCGGGCCGAACGGCCCGGTGCTGCCGGAGGGCAGGCCGCGTCCGATCGCCCGGGACTACACGCCACGGCGCCATGACCAAGCGGCGGGCGAGCTCTCCATCGACTTCGCCCTGCACGAATCCGGCCCGGCCACGGAGTGGGCGGCCGCCGCTGCGCCGGGCGACAGGCTGGGCGTGGGTGGCCCGAAGGGCTCCTTCATCCTGCCGGACGATCTGGACTGGTACCTGCTGGCCGGGGACGAGACGGCGATCCCCGCCATTTCCCGCCGGATCGAGGAACTGCCGGCGACCGCACGGGTGATCGCCTTGATCGAGGTGGCGGACGGGGCGGAGCGCCAGCCCCTGCCGGAGCGCGCGGGGCTGGACGTGACCTGGCTCAGCCGCGAGGGCGCGCCCGCCGGCGATCCTGGGCGGCTGACGGCGGCCCTGGAGGCCGTCACGCTTCCGCCCGGCAGCGGCTACGCCTGGGTCGCCGCCGAGATCGGGGTGGCCCGCGGGCTGCGCCGCGTACTGACAGAGCGCCACGGGCTTCCGAAAGAGCGGTTAAAGGCCGCCGGCTACTGGCGCCTGGGGGCTGCCGGGGCGCACGAGACGGTGGAGGACTGA
- a CDS encoding PadR family transcriptional regulator, with translation MNLFHHRCGHSAGRRYHRDTPHSLEDRRHGRGGRSGRFFETGDLRLVILRLIAERPRHGYEIIKDIEERLAGAYSPSPGVVYPTLTLLEELGQIAVRSTEGGRKLYAVTPEGEAALAGSRAEAEALFARMDALAGDGPDGSVLQLKRAVHNLRNALRMRLSRGPLTQEQLHGMVAMIDEVALKVERT, from the coding sequence ATGAACCTGTTCCACCATCGCTGCGGCCACTCGGCCGGGCGCCGCTACCACCGCGACACCCCCCATTCTCTGGAGGATCGCCGTCACGGCCGTGGCGGGCGCAGCGGGCGTTTCTTCGAGACCGGCGATCTGCGCCTTGTCATCCTGCGCCTGATCGCGGAGCGGCCGCGGCACGGCTACGAGATCATCAAGGACATCGAGGAGCGCCTGGCCGGGGCCTATTCCCCGAGCCCCGGCGTGGTCTACCCGACGCTCACGCTGCTGGAGGAGTTGGGCCAGATCGCGGTGCGGTCCACCGAGGGCGGCCGAAAGCTCTACGCGGTCACGCCCGAGGGCGAGGCGGCCCTGGCCGGCAGCCGGGCGGAGGCGGAAGCCCTCTTTGCCCGCATGGACGCCCTGGCTGGGGACGGGCCGGACGGCTCCGTCCTGCAGCTCAAGCGGGCCGTGCACAACCTGCGCAACGCGCTGCGGATGCGCCTTTCGCGCGGCCCCCTGACGCAGGAGCAGCTGCACGGGATGGTGGCGATGATCGACGAGGTGGCCTTGAAGGTGGAGCGGACCTGA
- a CDS encoding potassium channel family protein, with protein sequence MKIPAEGAGTSALTADRRLFRELYYRDTDRAVRFRYGLLVLDAVTLVFIVSTSFIPRSTALEVADTLFGTVLVAEFLARLRASPRPWRELAQPVTIADAVAVLCFLIPGLGAAAGFLRALRVLRLLRSRRILVRLRRDVPAFRRNEDAVIAATDLAVFIFIMTGLVYETQHRSNPDIRDYADSLYFTVTALTTTGFGDITLPGRGGRLLTVLIMFCGVTLFLRLAQSLFRPSKVRYPCPECGLQRHEPDAVHCKACGHILGIPDEGT encoded by the coding sequence ATGAAGATCCCTGCCGAAGGCGCCGGTACCTCCGCCCTCACCGCCGACCGCCGCCTCTTTCGGGAGCTCTACTACCGGGACACGGACCGGGCGGTGCGCTTCCGCTACGGGCTGCTGGTGCTGGACGCGGTGACCCTGGTCTTCATCGTTTCCACCTCCTTCATCCCGCGCAGCACGGCGCTGGAGGTGGCGGACACCCTTTTCGGCACGGTCCTTGTGGCGGAGTTCCTGGCCCGGCTACGCGCCAGCCCGCGGCCCTGGCGGGAGCTGGCCCAGCCCGTCACCATCGCCGATGCGGTCGCGGTGCTCTGCTTCCTCATCCCCGGGCTCGGGGCGGCGGCGGGGTTCCTCCGGGCGCTGCGGGTGCTCCGGCTTCTCCGCTCCCGCCGCATCCTGGTGCGGCTCCGCCGGGACGTCCCGGCCTTTCGCCGGAACGAGGACGCGGTGATCGCCGCGACCGACCTCGCCGTCTTCATCTTCATCATGACGGGGCTGGTCTACGAGACCCAGCACCGGTCCAACCCGGACATCCGGGACTACGCGGACTCGCTCTACTTCACCGTCACCGCCCTCACCACCACGGGGTTCGGGGACATCACCCTGCCCGGGCGCGGCGGGCGGCTGCTGACCGTGCTGATCATGTTCTGCGGCGTCACCCTGTTCCTGCGCCTGGCCCAGTCCCTCTTCCGCCCCTCCAAGGTGCGCTATCCCTGCCCGGAATGCGGGCTGCAGCGGCACGAGCCGGACGCGGTGCACTGCAAGGCCTGCGGCCATATCCTTGGCATCCCGGACGAGGGCACGTGA
- the lepA gene encoding translation elongation factor 4 → MTDTPLDRIRNFSIIAHIDHGKSTLADRLIQNTGALSSREMTEQVLDNMDIEKERGITIKAQTVRLNYRAQDGQDYVLNLMDTPGHVDFAYEVSRSLAACEGSLLVVDASQGVEAQTLANVYQALDAGHEIVPILNKVDLPAAEPDRVKGQIEDVVGLPADDAVMISAKTGLNIEGVLEAIVTRLPPPKGDAAAPTKALLVDSWYDPYLGVVILVRVKDGHLRKGQKIRMMAEGSTHVVEQVGVFRPKMQVVESLGPGEMGYITAAIKTVADTNVGDTITDDRSPATEALAGFKPSIPVVWCGLYPVDADDFEKLRDSLAKLRLNDASFHFEAESSAALGFGYRCGFLGLLHLEIIQERLSREFDLDLIATAPSVVYKLKMTNGEERDLHNPADMPDVVSIDTIQEPWIKATIFVPDEYLGNILTLCSERRGQQVELTYVGSRAMAVYRLPLNEVVFDFYDRLKSISRGYASFDYAMDGYEEGDLVKIGILVNNEPVDALSFMAHRSQAERRGRSICEKLKDLIPRQLFKIPIQAAIGGRVIARETIGAISKDVTAKCYGGDISRKRKLLDKQKEGKKRMRQFGKVEIPQSAFIAALKMDS, encoded by the coding sequence ATGACCGACACGCCCCTCGACCGCATCCGCAACTTCTCGATCATCGCCCATATCGACCACGGCAAGTCCACCCTGGCGGACCGCCTGATCCAGAACACCGGCGCCCTCTCCTCCCGCGAGATGACGGAGCAGGTGCTGGACAACATGGACATCGAGAAGGAGCGGGGGATCACCATCAAGGCGCAGACCGTGCGCCTGAACTACCGCGCCCAGGACGGGCAGGACTATGTCCTGAACCTCATGGACACGCCGGGCCACGTGGATTTCGCCTACGAGGTCTCCCGGTCGCTGGCCGCCTGCGAGGGGTCGCTGCTGGTGGTCGACGCCTCCCAGGGCGTAGAGGCCCAGACCCTGGCGAACGTGTACCAGGCGCTCGATGCCGGGCACGAGATCGTCCCCATCCTGAACAAGGTGGACCTGCCGGCCGCCGAGCCGGACCGGGTGAAGGGGCAGATCGAGGACGTGGTGGGCCTGCCCGCCGACGACGCCGTGATGATCTCCGCGAAGACCGGGCTGAACATCGAGGGCGTGCTCGAGGCGATCGTCACCCGCCTGCCCCCGCCCAAGGGCGATGCTGCCGCGCCGACGAAGGCGCTGCTGGTGGACAGCTGGTACGACCCCTACCTCGGCGTGGTCATCCTCGTCCGCGTCAAGGACGGGCATCTCCGAAAGGGCCAGAAGATCCGCATGATGGCGGAGGGCTCCACGCACGTGGTGGAGCAGGTCGGCGTCTTCCGACCGAAGATGCAGGTCGTGGAGAGCCTCGGGCCGGGCGAGATGGGCTACATCACCGCGGCCATCAAGACCGTGGCGGACACCAATGTCGGCGACACCATCACCGACGACCGCAGCCCCGCCACCGAGGCGCTGGCCGGCTTCAAGCCCTCCATCCCCGTGGTGTGGTGCGGCCTCTACCCCGTGGACGCGGACGATTTCGAGAAGCTGCGCGACAGCCTGGCGAAGCTGCGCCTGAACGACGCATCCTTCCACTTCGAGGCGGAGAGCAGCGCGGCGCTCGGCTTCGGCTATCGCTGCGGCTTCCTCGGGCTGCTGCACCTGGAGATCATCCAGGAGCGCCTGTCCCGCGAGTTCGACCTCGACCTGATCGCGACGGCGCCGAGCGTGGTGTACAAGCTGAAGATGACGAACGGGGAGGAGCGCGACCTCCACAACCCGGCCGACATGCCGGACGTGGTCTCGATCGATACGATCCAGGAGCCCTGGATCAAGGCCACGATCTTCGTGCCGGACGAGTACCTCGGCAACATCCTCACCCTGTGCAGCGAGCGGCGCGGGCAGCAGGTGGAGCTGACCTATGTCGGCAGCCGCGCCATGGCCGTGTACCGCCTGCCGCTGAACGAGGTGGTCTTCGACTTCTACGACCGGCTCAAGTCCATCTCCCGCGGCTATGCCAGCTTCGACTATGCGATGGACGGGTACGAGGAGGGCGACCTCGTGAAGATCGGTATCCTCGTGAACAACGAGCCGGTGGACGCCCTCTCCTTCATGGCCCACCGCTCCCAGGCGGAGCGGCGGGGGCGCTCGATCTGCGAGAAGCTGAAGGACCTGATCCCCCGCCAGCTCTTCAAGATTCCCATCCAGGCCGCGATCGGCGGGCGGGTGATCGCGCGCGAGACGATCGGGGCGATCTCGAAGGACGTGACCGCCAAGTGCTACGGCGGCGACATCAGCCGCAAGCGCAAGCTCCTCGACAAGCAGAAGGAGGGCAAGAAGCGCATGCGGCAGTTCGGCAAGGTGGAGATCCCCCAGAGCGCCTTTATCGCCGCCCTGAAGATGGATTCCTGA
- a CDS encoding tripartite tricarboxylate transporter substrate binding protein BugD, with protein MTETTRRRALLAGAALAAPALAPRMAGAQGAYPNKPISMIIPFAAGGPTDVVARLCAEVMGRDLGQTIVVENVGGAGGTLGAQRVAQARPDGYTILCHHIGMGTTPSLYRRLAYDAVNGFETIGLITEVPMTIIAKKDFPANSLAELVQVLKQRGQGVNLANAGVGAASHICGLLFQSAIQTQLTTVPYRGTAPAMTDLMGGTVDVMCDQTTNTTQAIQAGSVRAFAVTTSTRNAALPNVPTAAEAGLPGFEVSVWHGLYAPKGTDAAITARLSKALQVALADERLKTRFAELGTTPVSAEQATPEAHRRYWQADIAKWRPIIQAAGQYAD; from the coding sequence ATGACCGAGACGACGCGCCGCCGCGCCCTCCTTGCCGGCGCCGCCCTGGCCGCCCCTGCCCTGGCGCCCCGCATGGCCGGCGCGCAGGGCGCCTATCCGAACAAGCCCATCTCCATGATCATCCCCTTCGCGGCCGGCGGCCCGACGGATGTCGTCGCCCGCCTCTGCGCCGAGGTGATGGGGCGCGACCTCGGCCAGACGATCGTGGTGGAGAATGTGGGCGGGGCCGGCGGCACGCTCGGCGCCCAGCGCGTCGCCCAGGCCCGGCCGGACGGCTACACCATCCTCTGCCACCACATCGGCATGGGCACCACGCCCTCCCTCTACCGCCGCCTCGCCTACGACGCGGTGAACGGCTTCGAGACCATCGGCCTCATCACCGAGGTGCCGATGACGATCATCGCGAAGAAGGACTTCCCGGCGAACAGCCTGGCGGAGCTGGTGCAGGTGCTGAAGCAGCGCGGGCAAGGCGTGAACCTCGCCAATGCCGGCGTCGGCGCCGCCTCCCACATCTGCGGCCTGCTCTTCCAGTCCGCCATCCAGACGCAGCTCACCACCGTCCCCTACCGCGGCACGGCACCCGCCATGACGGACCTGATGGGCGGCACGGTGGACGTGATGTGCGACCAGACCACCAACACGACCCAGGCCATCCAGGCCGGCTCGGTGCGCGCCTTCGCCGTCACCACCTCCACCCGCAACGCCGCCCTGCCGAACGTGCCGACCGCGGCCGAGGCCGGGCTTCCCGGGTTCGAGGTCTCCGTCTGGCACGGGCTCTACGCGCCGAAGGGCACGGACGCGGCGATCACCGCCCGCCTCTCCAAGGCCCTGCAGGTCGCGCTCGCGGATGAGCGGCTGAAGACCCGCTTCGCGGAGCTTGGCACCACCCCGGTCTCGGCGGAGCAGGCGACGCCGGAGGCCCACCGCCGCTACTGGCAGGCGGATATCGCGAAGTGGCGCCCGATCATCCAGGCCGCCGGCCAGTACGCGGACTGA
- a CDS encoding response regulator, with the protein MASLAGRRVLVVEDETLVAMLVEDTLADAGAVVLGPVATVAEALNLLGSERPDVAVLDLNLAGETSEPVADRLAAMSVPFVVASGYGAAGLPQRLTGVPVLAKPYAPEDLTAALAKLPTA; encoded by the coding sequence ATGGCAAGCCTCGCGGGGCGGCGCGTTCTGGTGGTCGAGGACGAGACCCTCGTCGCCATGCTCGTGGAGGACACGCTGGCCGATGCCGGCGCCGTGGTGCTGGGCCCCGTGGCCACGGTGGCCGAGGCCCTGAACCTCCTCGGCTCGGAGCGGCCCGACGTTGCCGTGCTGGACCTGAACCTTGCCGGCGAGACATCGGAGCCCGTGGCGGACCGGCTGGCCGCCATGTCCGTGCCCTTCGTCGTCGCCTCCGGCTACGGCGCGGCGGGGTTGCCGCAGCGCCTCACGGGCGTGCCGGTGCTCGCCAAGCCCTACGCGCCGGAGGACCTGACGGCCGCCCTGGCGAAGCTGCCGACGGCCTGA
- a CDS encoding FAD binding domain-containing protein, with product MTAGPIAFTLNGAPRALPPGTSPTLTLLDWLRGPAGLTGTKEGCAEGDCGACTVVIEEADGARVPINACLALLGQVHGRSIRTVEGLRGAAGGPHPVQSALAEADATQCGFCTPGIVMTAWAHAREGGDPHEALAGNLCRCTGYRPILEAFEALRDDAAPPAAPPAAPATVLQAPGQLFHRPATLEELVALRAARPEAWLLAGGTDLGLRVSERREVPPEVILLSDVPELRGIEVSPQGIRIGAAETYRRLLDACSADRAFLPLAGLLRRLGSRQIRGMGTLGGNLGTASPIGDALPPLIALGATLRIAGPDGWREMAVEDFLTGYRTNALVPGEVIRDVFIPRPPEGALFAAEKLSKRPDQDISTVGLSAVIALEGARVARVRIALGGIGPRAARCVPAEAALDGRPWTRETVEAAAAALEGAIAPLSDLRGSAEYRRLAAGNLLRRLWHRREEAA from the coding sequence ATGACCGCTGGCCCGATTGCCTTCACGCTGAACGGCGCGCCCCGCGCCCTGCCCCCGGGCACCTCCCCCACCCTCACCTTGCTCGACTGGCTGCGCGGCCCCGCCGGGCTCACCGGCACGAAAGAGGGTTGCGCCGAGGGCGATTGCGGCGCCTGCACCGTGGTGATCGAGGAGGCGGACGGCGCCCGCGTGCCGATCAACGCCTGCCTTGCGCTGCTCGGGCAGGTGCATGGCCGCAGCATCCGCACCGTGGAAGGCCTGCGCGGCGCCGCCGGCGGCCCGCACCCCGTGCAGAGCGCGCTGGCGGAGGCCGACGCGACCCAGTGCGGCTTTTGCACCCCGGGCATCGTGATGACGGCCTGGGCCCATGCCCGGGAGGGCGGAGACCCGCACGAGGCGTTGGCCGGGAATCTCTGCCGCTGCACGGGCTACCGCCCGATACTGGAGGCGTTCGAGGCGCTGCGGGACGACGCCGCCCCGCCAGCCGCCCCGCCCGCTGCCCCCGCCACGGTTCTGCAGGCGCCGGGCCAGCTCTTCCACCGTCCCGCGACGCTGGAGGAGCTCGTCGCCCTGCGCGCGGCCCGACCGGAGGCCTGGTTGCTGGCCGGGGGCACCGATCTCGGACTGCGGGTTTCGGAGCGCCGGGAAGTACCGCCGGAGGTGATCCTCCTCTCCGACGTGCCGGAGCTGCGGGGAATCGAGGTGTCGCCGCAGGGGATCCGGATCGGCGCCGCGGAAACATACCGCCGGCTGCTGGATGCCTGCTCGGCCGATCGCGCCTTCCTGCCCCTGGCGGGCCTGCTGCGCCGCCTGGGATCGCGCCAGATCCGGGGGATGGGCACGCTCGGCGGCAATCTCGGCACGGCATCCCCCATCGGCGACGCGCTGCCGCCCCTCATCGCCCTCGGCGCCACGCTTCGAATCGCCGGGCCGGACGGGTGGCGCGAGATGGCGGTGGAGGACTTCCTCACCGGCTATCGGACGAACGCGCTGGTGCCCGGCGAGGTGATCCGGGACGTGTTCATCCCCCGCCCGCCCGAGGGCGCGCTCTTCGCCGCGGAGAAGCTGTCCAAGCGGCCGGACCAGGACATCAGCACGGTCGGCCTCTCCGCCGTGATCGCGTTGGAGGGGGCGCGCGTGGCCCGCGTCCGGATCGCCCTCGGCGGCATCGGCCCGCGCGCCGCCCGCTGCGTCCCGGCCGAGGCGGCCCTGGACGGCCGGCCCTGGACCCGGGAGACGGTGGAGGCCGCCGCGGCCGCCCTGGAAGGCGCCATCGCTCCGCTCTCGGATCTGCGGGGCAGTGCGGAGTACCGGCGCCTCGCGGCGGGGAACCTGCTGCGAAGGCTCTGGCACCGGCGCGAGGAGGCGGCCTGA
- the xdhB gene encoding xanthine dehydrogenase molybdopterin binding subunit produces MDATRHTGPGASLRQDSALKHATGEARFADDLPMPPALLHAALVLSPVAHGRLAPIDLSPALALPGVVAAIGPGDIPGRNDIAQPRRAPEHMLAEGLVEYWGQPLAVVVAETRDAALAAAAAVRPVIEPLRPVLSVEEALDAGAFLFPPMVMARGDAASALAAAPRRISGTFRAGGQEHFYLEGQVALAIPGEDGDLTIHSSTQNPTEVQVMAARVLGCDQNRVAVQVRRLGGGFGGKESNASWVAACAAVAAQRTGRPVKLRLGRKQDIAATGKRHPFLYRWSAGFDDTGRILALEATMAADGGHSVDLSGGVVFRSVTHGLNVIDVPDVTITGVACKTNTVSNTAFRGFGGPQGVLLMEDVTHHVARALGTTQEAVRERNLAGGGNDAVTPYGQALEGDLLRRVWAECRDGAEWDRRRAEVDAFNARNEVVRRGLGSFLLAFGISFGIMSMNQAGALVHVYEDGSIRLNHGGTEMGQGLFIKVAQVVAGVFGVPVERVRITATSTAEVPNTAPTAASTGTDLNGWAAQIAATTIRTRMAEQAAADWGVVPEEVRFEEDEVFAGNHRIGFGELAHRCVANRVSLSQTGFYKTPGIHWDPAAMKGEPFFYFSYGAAIAEVQLDLLTGEHRLLRADLVQDCGRSLNPSVDRGQIEGAFVQGLGWLTCEELWWDAEGRLRTLGPSTYKIPGSRDVPPVFNVRLLEGAPARADTIFRSKAVGEPPLMLATAVWNALRDAAGADRLDLPATPERLLMAARAAQG; encoded by the coding sequence ATGGACGCCACCCGCCACACCGGTCCGGGCGCCTCCCTGCGCCAGGACAGCGCCCTGAAGCACGCGACCGGCGAGGCGCGCTTCGCCGACGACCTGCCGATGCCCCCCGCCCTGCTGCACGCGGCCCTCGTCCTCTCCCCCGTCGCGCACGGGCGGCTGGCGCCGATCGACCTCTCCCCTGCCCTCGCCCTGCCGGGCGTGGTGGCGGCGATCGGCCCGGGCGACATTCCCGGCCGCAACGACATCGCCCAGCCCCGGCGCGCGCCGGAGCACATGCTGGCGGAGGGGCTGGTGGAGTACTGGGGCCAGCCCCTGGCCGTGGTGGTCGCCGAGACGCGCGACGCCGCCCTCGCCGCCGCCGCCGCCGTGCGGCCGGTGATCGAGCCGCTGCGCCCCGTGCTGTCCGTGGAGGAGGCGCTGGACGCCGGCGCCTTCCTCTTCCCGCCCATGGTCATGGCGCGCGGCGACGCGGCCTCCGCCCTTGCCGCCGCCCCGCGCCGCATCTCCGGCACGTTCCGCGCGGGCGGGCAGGAACACTTCTACCTCGAGGGCCAGGTCGCCCTCGCCATCCCCGGCGAGGACGGGGACCTGACGATCCATTCCTCGACCCAGAACCCCACGGAGGTGCAGGTGATGGCCGCCCGCGTGCTGGGCTGCGACCAGAACCGCGTCGCCGTGCAGGTACGACGCCTGGGCGGCGGCTTCGGCGGGAAGGAGAGCAACGCGTCCTGGGTGGCGGCCTGCGCGGCGGTCGCGGCGCAGCGGACCGGGCGGCCGGTGAAGCTGCGGCTGGGGCGCAAGCAGGACATCGCGGCCACGGGCAAGCGCCACCCCTTCCTTTACCGCTGGAGCGCCGGATTCGACGACACCGGCCGCATCCTGGCGCTGGAGGCCACCATGGCCGCCGATGGCGGGCACAGCGTCGACCTCTCGGGCGGCGTGGTGTTCCGCAGCGTCACCCACGGGCTGAACGTGATCGACGTGCCTGACGTGACGATCACCGGCGTGGCCTGCAAGACCAACACCGTCTCCAACACCGCCTTCCGCGGCTTCGGCGGGCCGCAGGGCGTGCTGCTGATGGAAGACGTGACCCACCATGTCGCCCGCGCCCTCGGCACCACGCAGGAGGCGGTGCGGGAGCGCAACCTGGCGGGCGGCGGGAACGACGCCGTCACGCCCTACGGCCAGGCGCTGGAGGGCGATCTCCTCCGGCGGGTCTGGGCGGAGTGCCGGGACGGCGCGGAGTGGGACCGCCGCCGCGCGGAGGTGGACGCCTTCAACGCGCGAAACGAGGTGGTGCGCCGCGGCCTCGGCAGCTTCCTGCTGGCCTTCGGCATCTCCTTCGGAATCATGTCCATGAACCAGGCCGGCGCCCTGGTCCACGTGTACGAGGACGGCTCCATCCGCCTGAACCACGGCGGGACGGAGATGGGCCAGGGCCTGTTCATCAAGGTCGCGCAGGTCGTGGCCGGCGTCTTCGGCGTGCCGGTGGAGCGGGTGCGGATCACCGCGACCTCCACGGCGGAGGTTCCGAACACCGCCCCCACCGCCGCCAGCACGGGCACGGACCTGAACGGCTGGGCCGCGCAGATCGCGGCCACCACCATCCGCACCCGCATGGCCGAGCAGGCCGCCGCCGACTGGGGCGTGGTGCCCGAGGAGGTACGCTTCGAGGAGGACGAGGTCTTCGCGGGCAACCACCGCATCGGCTTCGGGGAGCTGGCGCATCGCTGCGTGGCGAACCGCGTCTCCCTCTCGCAGACGGGCTTCTACAAGACCCCGGGCATCCACTGGGACCCAGCGGCGATGAAGGGGGAGCCGTTCTTCTACTTCTCCTACGGCGCCGCGATCGCGGAGGTGCAGCTGGACCTGCTGACGGGGGAACACCGGCTGCTGCGCGCGGACCTCGTCCAGGATTGCGGCCGTTCCCTGAACCCCTCCGTCGATCGCGGGCAGATCGAGGGCGCCTTCGTCCAGGGGCTGGGCTGGCTGACCTGCGAGGAGCTGTGGTGGGACGCGGAGGGGCGGCTGCGGACCCTCGGGCCCTCCACCTACAAGATCCCCGGTTCCCGCGACGTGCCGCCCGTGTTCAACGTGCGGCTGCTGGAGGGCGCGCCGGCCCGGGCGGACACGATCTTCCGCTCCAAGGCGGTGGGCGAGCCGCCGCTGATGCTCGCGACAGCCGTGTGGAACGCGCTGCGGGACGCGGCCGGGGCGGACCGGCTGGACCTGCCCGCTACGCCGGAGCGCCTGCTGATGGCGGCGCGCGCCGCCCAGGGCTGA